One stretch of Oceanimonas pelagia DNA includes these proteins:
- a CDS encoding glyceraldehyde-3-phosphate dehydrogenase, with product MTHESYLSAWQQSQELAESMQPLIGKLYRNQGVETCVYARPLLNASTIDILKAHRVVRRHEGQPLPVSQSYPVLKALSEMELAPASIDLGKLAVRYWKDHQDESGLADFLKAELAPALNANTDAKPTDVVLYGFGRIGRLLARLLIERAGSNNGMRLRGIVVRGSSDDLEKRASLLRRDSVHGPFNGSIEVDADNNAIIANGTYIQVIYANSPDEIDYTQYGIHDALVVDNTGKWRDEAGLGLHLKAKGAAKVLLTAPGKGDIKNIVFGVNDDMIQPEDRIMSAASCTTNAITPVLKAVNDAYGVKNGHVETVHSYTNDQNLIDNYHKGDRRGRSAALNMVLTSTGAASAVAKALPELKGKLTGNAIRVPTPNVSMAVLNLNLEKATTVEELNDYLLQVSLDSPLHNQIDYSTSSELVSTDMVGSRFAGIVDSLATIVEGDRAVLYVWYDNEFGYSCQVVRVMQKMAGIELMDLPARG from the coding sequence ATGACCCATGAGAGTTACCTGTCCGCCTGGCAACAGAGCCAGGAACTGGCAGAGTCCATGCAGCCCCTGATTGGCAAACTGTACCGCAACCAGGGCGTGGAAACCTGCGTCTATGCTCGCCCCCTGCTGAACGCATCTACCATTGACATTCTCAAGGCTCACCGTGTGGTGCGTCGTCACGAAGGCCAGCCGCTGCCGGTCAGCCAGAGCTACCCTGTGCTCAAGGCCCTGAGCGAGATGGAACTGGCCCCGGCCAGCATCGACCTGGGCAAACTGGCGGTGCGCTACTGGAAAGATCATCAGGACGAGTCCGGCCTGGCCGACTTCCTGAAAGCCGAGCTGGCCCCGGCCCTGAACGCCAATACCGACGCCAAGCCCACCGACGTGGTGCTGTACGGCTTTGGCCGCATCGGCCGCCTGCTGGCCCGCCTGCTGATTGAACGCGCTGGCAGCAACAACGGCATGCGCCTGCGTGGCATAGTAGTGCGTGGCAGCAGCGACGATCTGGAAAAACGCGCCAGCCTGCTGCGTCGTGACTCCGTGCACGGTCCTTTTAACGGCTCCATTGAAGTGGACGCCGACAACAACGCCATTATCGCCAACGGCACCTACATTCAGGTGATCTACGCCAACAGCCCGGACGAAATCGATTACACCCAGTACGGCATTCACGATGCCCTGGTGGTCGACAACACCGGCAAGTGGCGCGACGAAGCCGGCCTGGGCCTGCACCTCAAGGCCAAGGGTGCCGCCAAGGTGCTGCTGACCGCGCCGGGCAAGGGTGACATCAAGAACATCGTGTTCGGTGTGAACGACGACATGATCCAGCCGGAAGACCGCATCATGTCCGCCGCCTCCTGCACCACCAACGCCATCACCCCGGTGCTGAAGGCGGTGAACGATGCCTACGGTGTGAAGAATGGTCACGTTGAAACCGTGCACTCCTACACCAACGATCAGAACCTGATCGACAACTACCACAAGGGCGATCGCCGTGGCCGCAGCGCCGCGCTGAACATGGTGCTCACCAGCACCGGCGCCGCCTCCGCCGTGGCCAAGGCCCTGCCCGAGCTGAAAGGCAAGCTGACCGGCAACGCCATTCGCGTTCCTACTCCGAACGTGTCCATGGCCGTGCTCAACCTGAACCTGGAAAAAGCCACCACGGTAGAAGAGCTGAACGACTACCTGCTGCAGGTGTCCCTGGACTCCCCGCTGCACAACCAGATCGATTACAGCACTAGCAGCGAGCTGGTTTCCACCGACATGGTCGGCTCCCGCTTTGCCGGTATCGTTGACTCCCTGGCTACCATTGTGGAAGGCGACCGCGCCGTGCTGTATGTGTGGTACGACAACGAATTCGGTTACAGCTGCCAGGTGGTGCGCGTGATGCAGAAGATGGCCGGTATCGAGCTGATGGATCTGCCCGCGCGCGGCTGA
- a CDS encoding DUF2989 domain-containing protein: MRTKPLLFLLAGILLLAGCERDRTRGLCGRFPQFCADLHDDSWCTRERERLVEARYENAEHPGDASRYRLMSSLEHYRLCLDPLLDIEYTKRHERKNIKVEAVIDIGEELARLEALTAGSDYPYLQLWRWQRHGDRSARDSFIAQASRPEMQQAELQQALAGLLLHRDPAAAERALHRSLELTREDSKPDASLLASLVDLYIGQKRYEQAWIWAGALAELHGEEWVNWQRMDSHVRFSNQQKDAMKQQVEHLAQQLERGRYRRYAASN; encoded by the coding sequence ATGAGAACCAAACCCCTGTTATTTCTGCTTGCTGGCATACTTTTGTTGGCAGGCTGTGAGCGAGATCGCACCCGTGGCCTGTGCGGCCGATTCCCCCAGTTCTGTGCCGATTTGCACGACGACAGCTGGTGCACCCGGGAGCGGGAACGGCTGGTTGAGGCACGCTATGAGAACGCCGAGCACCCCGGCGATGCCAGCCGCTACCGGCTGATGAGCAGCCTGGAACACTACCGGCTGTGCCTGGATCCGCTGCTCGACATCGAATACACCAAGCGCCATGAGCGCAAAAACATCAAGGTGGAAGCCGTTATCGACATCGGTGAGGAACTGGCCCGGCTGGAAGCCCTCACCGCCGGCTCCGACTACCCCTATCTGCAACTGTGGCGCTGGCAGCGCCATGGTGATCGCTCGGCCCGCGACAGCTTTATTGCCCAGGCCTCCCGCCCCGAGATGCAACAGGCCGAGCTGCAGCAGGCCCTGGCCGGCTTGCTGTTGCACCGGGATCCGGCCGCCGCCGAGCGCGCCCTGCACCGCTCACTGGAGCTGACCCGGGAAGACAGCAAGCCCGACGCCAGCCTGCTGGCCAGCCTGGTGGATCTTTACATCGGACAAAAACGCTACGAGCAAGCCTGGATCTGGGCCGGAGCCCTGGCCGAGCTGCATGGTGAGGAGTGGGTCAACTGGCAGCGCATGGACTCCCATGTCAGATTCAGCAACCAGCAAAAAGACGCCATGAAGCAGCAGGTCGAGCATCTGGCACAGCAGCTGGAACGGGGCCGCTATCGGCGTTATGCTGCCAGCAACTGA